GAACCGCGTTATACCCTTCTTTAAGCACCGATTTCTTCTGAATGACTGTGCACGGACCTGCCTGTATTACCGTAACGGGTATGATGTTCCCGTGTTCGTCAAAGATTTGTGACATGCCGAGCTTTTTGCCTATAAGTCCTAATCCCATGATACACACCTCCGGAAAATTGTAAGATAATAGTAGAAAAAGCCTGTAAAGTCAAGATGGAAATCGATTTCTCACCCCGTTTAGCCCGTGACGAGCCGGATATATGGTGCGAAAATTGTGATAAATTGAACGAATTCGTAAATTTTTCTTAAAAAATCCTTTATTTTTTTCTCAAATGTACGAAAATATGGGTATAGACGTATGGCGACCAATCTATCAAGAGTGGAACTAGTGAACAGGGCGACCGATTTGAAGGTGATCCCTACCTTGAATGGCATCGTGGAAAAGGTCTTTCACGTGCTCGGCAACAACAATTCCTCATTCAACGACCTCTGCGACGTGGTCCAGTATGATCAGGCCATATCGTCGAAGATAATCAGTATTGCGAACTCAGCCTACTACAGCAGGGGGGTGGAGATCTTCAACCTGCAGAGGGCAATGCTGACCATCGGTTTTGAAGAGGTGAGGGGAATTGTCACCTGTCTCATGTTTATGGAGAATATTCTCAAGAAATTGAAACTCAAGGAACAGGACCTCTTCACCCTGTGGAAACATGCCATCGAGGTTGCCTGCGGCGCGCGGACCCTTTCGGAAAGGATGATCCTGGAAGACGCACCCAAGGTATATACCGTATCGCTTCTCCACGATCTCGGAAAGATCGTTTTCTATCTCAGCGCCCCAGACTACGGTGAAATCATGAAACAGA
The nucleotide sequence above comes from Syntrophorhabdaceae bacterium. Encoded proteins:
- a CDS encoding HDOD domain-containing protein, whose product is MNRATDLKVIPTLNGIVEKVFHVLGNNNSSFNDLCDVVQYDQAISSKIISIANSAYYSRGVEIFNLQRAMLTIGFEEVRGIVTCLMFMENILKKLKLKEQDLFTLWKHAIEVACGARTLSERMILEDAPKVYTVSLLHDLGKIVFYLSAPDYGEIMKQTKQNGKDTVAVEKEYFGIDHQELGYMIAVKWKFPHDFAHVIRYHHTSEAGDKYTTLFRLVNAANRFTHGTHNPQSPEGFILEKEKDNIGKEVDKIMDFLQLS